A genome region from Anastrepha obliqua isolate idAnaObli1 chromosome 4, idAnaObli1_1.0, whole genome shotgun sequence includes the following:
- the LOC129243539 gene encoding uncharacterized protein LOC129243539 has product MFDYCHLIKSVRNTLMKYDILTSDGVTSFKVIEKLFDIDQMNPHFKICPKLTEAHIYPNFMDKMSVSRATQVLSNSVASGIDMALSQNLLGSDEYVIKCAKPTQMFVKKMNDLFDELDAKRFQSKNPSKCPIRRGDSKKIDRLNEHLDFLRSFQLPENARVQCIEGFRITISAMQMLCEELFIEHSSLKFIFTGKMNQDALENFFYRIRASQGMNTHPSAHEIQYIVARLISMKILRQRFEKKGSNCTDDDDLNLDWYIGPEDRHLETEVGDQRNEDLVLEEIDVEDIHFAEESNEAEVQVQRYFTGYGIYQKMLCKLKCEKCTNAMTKTKGELKLHSEALIRSKNFTDDSDLRLVNPEDRVFEVCRLQMVWYRQLFAKYAHIAGLRCLMLSALKEKTQKVFPDWFVGSGECRDHREKLLDFLLTVLLFKNAKWLLRNEVNKVKERKLQNKLKKL; this is encoded by the coding sequence atgttCGATTACTGTCACTTGATAAAGTCCGTCCGAAATACCTTGATGAAATATGACATCTTAACATCAGATGGAGTGACAAGCTTCAAGGtgattgaaaaattgtttgatatagatcaaatgaatccccattttaaaatttgtccgaaACTAACGGAGGCCCATATATATCCCAATTTTATGGATAAAATGAGCGTTTCACGCGCGACTCAGGTCCTGAGCAATTCGGTAGCCTCTGGTATCGACATGGCCTTGTCCCAAAATTTATTAGGCAGTGACGAGTACGTGATAAAATGCGCTAAGCCCACACAGATGttcgttaaaaaaatgaatgatctGTTCGATGAATTGGATGCAAAAAGATTCCAGTCGAAAAATCCTTCAAAATGTCCGATTAGGCGGGgtgacagcaaaaaaattgatagATTGAATGAACATCTAGATTTTTTGCGGTCATTCCAGTTGCCGGAAAACGCACGCGTGCAGTGCATCGAAGGTTTCCGCATAACGATTTCAGCGATGCAAATGTTATGCGAGGAACTTTTCATTGAGCACAGCTccctcaaatttattttcaccggGAAAATGAATCAAGATGcgttagaaaactttttctatcgcatACGAGCTAGTCAGGGTATGAATACCCATCCCTCAGCTCACGAAATTCAATACATAGTTGCGCGACTGatctcaatgaaaattttacgccaGAGATTTGAGAAGAAAGGTTCTAATTGTACAGATGATGACGATTTAAATTTAGATTGGTATATAGGCCCCGAGGATCGTCATCTTGAGACAGAGGTAGGAGACCAGCGAAATGAGGATCTCGTTTTAGAAGAGATTGATGTGGAAGACAtacattttgctgaagaaagtAATGAAGCTGAGGTACAAGTGCAGCGTTACTTCACAGGCTAtggtatttaccagaaaatgctGTGCAAgttaaaatgtgaaaagtgcacgaACGCCATGACGAAAACAAAAGGGGAGCTGAAGTTGCATTCAGAAGCCCTGATAAGATCAAAAAACTTCACGGATGACAGCGATTTAAGGCTTGTCAATCCTGAAGACAGGGTTTTCGAAGTGTGTCGACTCCAAATGGTGTGGTACCgtcagctcttcgcaaaatatgcCCACATTGCAGGTCTTAGGTGTTTAATGTTGTCCgctctaaaagaaaaaacacaaaaagtgtTTCCCGACTGGTTTGTAGGATCTGGCGAGTGTAGAGATCATCGCGAGAAGCTATTAGATTTTCTCTTAACTGTCCTTTTATTCAAGAATGCAAAGTGGCTCTTGCGAAATGAGGTTAATAAAGTCAAAGaaagaaaactacaaaataaattaaaaaagctgtag
- the LOC129243538 gene encoding uncharacterized protein LOC129243538 produces MVGRNRGVISLLKQHQPNIVLVPCVCHSIQLAVSSASKLLPNKIEFLISETYNWFSKSASRQNSYSMLYAAINDGLEPLQMVRACSTRWLSIEVAVKRVTSQWLELKTHFGIAATVECCHKAKLLANLFSDENLAYLMFLGPILKEVQMVNKLFESNSVDPLKMFSDLKYLLSNLCSLVTYSSETFDPLSSPLLPLLIPLPCFHYSFEEFMKTNINDIDTEKNIRDNCRSFLIKLIEQLRQRLPSNIDTLKNINFFSMEKALSAVKTNIFDSFKQEKCRYTSDEISNIEMQWKKLHLIEWEGIDSTVAFWTQVREYKNAFGENPFASLSNFVFEFLVLPLSNAEVERIFSTMNNVKTKVRNRTSTTMLNAILCIRYGLKKEKKCCHDFVITKDLISLMNNSSIYSYSSDDEENFDIEI; encoded by the coding sequence ATGGTAGGCAGAAACCGAGGCGTGATTTCTTTATTAAAGCAACATCAACCTAATATTGTTTTAGTTCCATGTGTTTGCCATTCGATCCAATTGGCTGTTTCGTCTGCTTCGAAATTACTTcccaataaaattgaatttttgatatCAGAAACATATAACTGGTTTTCTAAATCCGCAAGTAGACAAAATAGCTATTCCATGTTGTATGCTGCCATAAATGATGGGCTAGAACCTTTACAAATGGTTAGAGCCTGCTCTACTAGATGGCTGTCTATCGAAGTTGCCGTTAAAAGAGTAACCAGTCAATGGTTGGAATTGAAAACGCACTTTGGTATTGCTGCAACAGTGGAATGCTGTCATAAAGCGAAGCTGTTGGCAAATCTGTTCTCTGACGAAAATTTAGCTTATTTAATGTTCCTTGGCCCTATATTAAAAGAAGTTCAAATGGTGAATAAGCTTTTTGAAAGCAATTCTGTAGACCCCCTCAAGATGTTCAGTGACTTAAAGTATCTACTTTCAAATCTTTGCTCACTTGTTACTTACTCCTCAGAAACTTTTGACCCATTGTCTTCTCCGTTGTTGCCGTTATTAATTCCTCTTCCTTGTTTCCATTACTCCTTTGAGGAGTTTATGAAAACAAACATTAATGATATagatacagaaaaaaatatacgaGATAACTGCCGTAGTTTTCTTATTAAACTAATAGAGCAATTACGCCAACGTTTGCCAAGTAATATCGacactttgaaaaatattaatttcttttctatgGAAAAAGCACTGAGCGCTGTAAAAACAAACATATTTGATAGTTTCAAACAAGAAAAATGTAGATATACATCTGACGAGATAAGTAACATAGAAATGCAATGGAAGAAATTGCATCTAATCGAATGGGAAGGCATAGATTCCACAGTTGCATTTTGGACACAGGTTCGGGAGTATAAGAATGCGTTCGGGGAAAATCCTTTTGCCAGtctttctaattttgtttttgaatttttggttcTGCCGCTGAGCAATGCGGAGGTTGAGCGTATTTTTAGTACGATGAATAATGTAAAAACTAAGGTGCGAAATAGGACTAGTACTACAAtgttaaatgcaattttatgtATAAGGTATggactaaaaaaagaaaagaagtgCTGTCATGACTTTGTCATAACAAAAGATCTCATTAGTCTCATGAACAATTCCAGTATTTATTCTTATTCCTCGGATGATGAAGAAAATTTTGACATAGAAATATAA